From the Daucus carota subsp. sativus chromosome 8, DH1 v3.0, whole genome shotgun sequence genome, one window contains:
- the LOC108199349 gene encoding F-box protein At5g46170 — protein MSRSDLAHKIFPEPCNILSDDIDHFDSLPDSILLLIFNQIADVKALGRCCLVSKRFHFLVPQVDNILVRVDCVISDDDSSGGSSSSSSVSKSHTPFSSLFRFVFGGIVKPLQSLTQFLQFKRSVNGTGFAASSSSLSVNGEDYDELDQGGVTHHSPTQVLKNFNEIKILRIELPSGELGVDDGVLLKWRADFGSTLDNCVILGASSVMPSKGLDGNGVNLINEDDNGSIPESFYTNGGLKLRVVWTISSLIAASARHYLLQPIISEHKTLDSLVLTDGDGQGVLCMNREQLEELRVKPLSASSASKRTLVPALNMRLWYAPHLELPDGTVLKGATLVAIRPSEQSVVKKEVADGSWVSSAFEEPYGTAAKMLIKRRTYCLEMNSF, from the coding sequence atgtcCAGATCAGATCTCGCTCACAAAATCTTCCCAGAGCCTtgtaatatattaagtgatGATATAGACCATTTTGATTCATTGCCTGACTCTATTTTGCTCCTCATTTTCAATCAGATCGCTGATGTTAAAGCTCTGGGTAGGTGTTGTCTCGTTTCGAAAAGGTTTCATTTTCTGGTTCCTCAGGTTGATAATATTCTTGTTCGTGTTGATTGTGTGATTTCTGATGATGATTCATCTGGGGGTTCTTCGTCTTCGAGCTCTGTGTCGAAATCTCACACACCCTTTTCGTCGTTGTTTCGATTCGTGTTTGGTGGGATTGTGAAGCCCTTGCAATCGCTTACACAGTTTTTGCAGTTTAAGAGATCGGTTAATGGGACTGGGTTTGCTGCTTCTTCGTCGTCGTTATCGGTTAATGGGGAGGATTATGATGAATTGGATCAAGGGGGTGTTACCCATCATTCACCTACTCAGGTTTTGaagaattttaatgaaattaagATATTAAGGATTGAGCTTCCGAGCGGTGAGCTTGGAGTTGATGATGGGGTATTGTTGAAATGGAGGGCTGATTTTGGGTCAACTCTTGATAATTGTGTGATTCTTGGAGCGTCTTCGGTGATGCCTAGTAAGGGTTTGGATGGAAATggtgttaatttaattaatgaggATGATAATGGAAGTATACCTGAATCGTTTTATACGAATGGTGGATTGAAACTTAGAGTTGTTTGGACAATCAGTTCGTTGATTGCTGCTTCTGCTAGGCATTATTTGCTTCAACCAATTATATCCGAGCATAAGACATTAGATAGTTTGGTGTTGACCGATGGTGATGGACAAGGGGTGTTGTGTATGAATAGGGAGCAGTTGGAGGAGTTGCGGGTGAAGCCTTTGTCGGCTTCTAGTGCTTCTAAGAGGACCCTTGTGCCGGCTCTGAATATGAGGTTGTGGTATGCGCCACATTTGGAGTTGCCGGATGGGACTGTGTTGAAGGGGGCAACTTTGGTTGCTATTAGACCAAGTGAACAATCAGTGGTGAAGAAAGAGGTGGCTGATGGGTCTTGGGTGTCTTCTGCGTTTGAGGAGCCTTATGGAACAGCTGCAAAGATGTTGATTAAAAGGAGGACTTATTGCCTTGAGATGAATTCTTTTTGA
- the LOC108199348 gene encoding F-box protein At5g46170 encodes MSGSDLAHKIFPEPCNILNDDIDHFDSLPDSILLLIFNQIADVKALGRCCLVSKRFHFLVPQVDNILVRVDCVISDDDSSGGSSSSSSVSKSHTPFSSLFRFVFGGIVKPLQSLTQFLQFKRSVNGTGFAASSSSLSVNGEDYDELDQGGVTHHSPTQVLKNFNEIKILRIELPSGELGVDDGVLLKWRADFGSTLDNCVILGASSVMPSKGLDGNGVNLINEDDNGSIPESFYTNGGLKLRVVWTISSLIAASARHYLLQPIISEHKTLDSLVLTDGDGQGVLCMNREQLEELRVKPLSASSASKRTLVPALNMRLWYAPQLELPDGTVLKGATLVAIRPSEQSVVKKEVADGSWVSSAFEEPYGTAAKMLIKRRTYCLEMNSF; translated from the coding sequence atgtcCGGATCAGATCTCGCTCACAAAATCTTCCCAGAGCCTTGTAATATATTAAATGATGATATAGACCATTTTGATTCATTGCCTGACTCTATTTTGCTCCTCATTTTCAATCAGATCGCTGATGTTAAAGCTCTGGGTAGGTGTTGTCTCGTTTCGAAAAGGTTTCATTTTCTGGTTCCTCAGGTTGATAATATTCTTGTTCGTGTTGATTGTGTGATTTCTGATGATGATTCATCGGGGGGTTCTTCGTCTTCAAGCTCTGTGTCGAAATCTCACACACCCTTTTCGTCGTTGTTTCGATTCGTGTTTGGTGGGATTGTGAAGCCTTTGCAATCGCTTACACAGTTTTTGCAGTTTAAGAGATCGGTTAATGGGACTGGGTTTGCTGCTTCTTCGTCGTCGTTATCGGTTAATGGGGAGGATTATGATGAATTGGATCAAGGGGGTGTTACCCATCATTCACCTACTCAGGTTTTGaagaattttaatgaaattaagATATTAAGGATTGAGCTTCCGAGCGGTGAGCTTGGAGTTGATGACGGGGTATTGTTGAAATGGAGGGCTGATTTCGGGTCAACTCTTGATAATTGTGTGATTCTTGGAGCGTCTTCGGTGATGCCTAGTAAGGGTTTGGATGGAAATGGTGTTAATTTGATTAATGAGGATGATAATGGAAGTATACCTGAATCGTTTTATACGAATGGTGGATTGAAATTGAGAGTTGTTTGGACGATCAGTTCGTTGATTGCTGCTTCTGCTAGGCATTATTTGCTTCAACCAATTATATCCGAGCATAAGACTTTAGATAGTTTGGTGTTGACGGATGGTGATGGACAAGGGGTGTTGTGTATGAATAGGGAGCAGTTGGAGGAGTTGCGAGTGAAGCCTTTGTCGGCTTCTAGTGCTTCTAAGAGGACCCTTGTGCCGGCTCTGAATATGAGGTTGTGGTATGCGCCACAATTGGAGTTGCCGGATGGGACTGTGTTGAAGGGGGCAACTTTGGTTGCTATTAGACCAAGTGAACAATCAGTGGTGAAGAAAGAGGTGGCTGATGGGTCTTGGGTGTCTTCTGCGTTTGAGGAGCCTTATGGAACAGCTGCAAAGATGTTGATTAAAAGGAGGACTTATTGCCTTGAGATGAATTCTTTTTGA
- the LOC108198283 gene encoding uncharacterized protein LOC108198283 — translation MEVYVDDMLVKSKKADDHVSHLSDMFEILTRYRMKLNPQKCVFGVESGKFLGFTVNHRGIEANPVKIKALLDMKSPTNVKQVQSLTGRIAALNRFVSKSSEKCKEFFKAIKGASKDFEWTVECEDAFVKIKKHLGEPPLLAKPHEGETLVLYLAVSDYSISVVLVKEDAEGQSPVYYVSKRLLDAETRYTSMEKLVYALVHASRKLRPYFQAHKVEVRTAYPLRQIMHKPKVTGRMMKWAIELGRFDIDYRPRTAIKGQALADFILEFPEDGENFDLLIKYDPDLPPQPDAPKEDIPELWWIVHTDGAVNNDGAGAGIVLVSPEGHRLLNAIHFTFQLSNNDAEYEALVGGLKLALEMKVRRLVVKLDSMLVVEHIKGGYQAKGPKTAMYLKCVQRLLDQFEEVQVNKVPREFNGDADALAKLGSQKDAALLGVIRLEVQEVPSIPELDVMEAEDGVERQTWMTPIWDFIKEGILPEDKAEARRLRYKATRYVEYDGKLYKRGFNQPLLKCIDGDECTYVLREVHEGICGNHSGGNSLAMKILRQGYYWPTLRSDAFDFARACDKCQRFANFTHNIATSLTSMTSPWPFAMWGIDLIGELPKAKGGVKYAVVAVDYFTKWAEAASLATITAKKIKDFVFNSIVCRFGIPYKLVSDNEKQFDSKELRGLCDDLGIKKDFAAVYHPQSNRQTEAVNKIIKHTFKTKLEDSKGNWPEELPMVLWSYNTTPRTTTGESPFVLAYGCEAMVPIEVGAGSFRRDYFEKVDNDANQRLYLDMIEEIRATSQIRLAAYQQRTAKYYNNKVKAHPFQVGDLVLRKVVLNNRNPQHGVFGANWEGPYRVKVILWKGTYRLEDLEGKPVPRDLGTRNI, via the coding sequence ATGGAGGTGTACGTTGACGACATGTTGGTCAAATCCAAGAAAGCCGACGACCATGTGTCTCACTTGTCAGATATGTTCGAGATCCTAACGAGATATAGGATGAAGCTCAACCCCCAAAAGTGTGTTTTCGGAGTGGAATCAGGAAAATTCCTCGGCTTCACGGTCAACCACAGAGGTATCGAGGCTAACCCCGTGAAGATCAAAGCCTTGTTAGATATGAAGTCCCCGACCAACGTCAAGCAAGTACAAAGCTTGACAGGAAGAATAGCCGCTCTGAACAGGTTTGTGTCAAAGTCCTCAGAAAAATGCAAAGAGTTCTTCAAAGCCATTAAGGGCGCATCCAAGGACTTTGAATGGACGGTAGAATGTGAAGACGCTTTCGTGAAAATCAAGAAACATTTGGGCGAGCCACCTCTCTTAGCCAAACCCCATGAAGGTGAGACACTCGTACTCTACCTAGCCGTCTCAGACTATTCCATTAGCGTCGTGTTAGTAAAGGAAGATGCGGAAGGTCAATCCCCGGTCTACTATGTAAGCAAAAGATTGTTAGACGCAGAGACTCGCTACACGAGTATGGAGAAGTTGGTGTACGCCTTGGTACATGCATCCCGAAAGCTGCGACCTTACTTTCAAGCACACAAGGTAGAGGTCAGGACTGCATACCCCCTTCGGCAAATCATGCATAAACCGAAGGTCACGGGTAGGATGATGAAATGGGCAATCGAGTTAGGACGATTCGACATTGACTACAGGCCAAGAACCGCCATCAAAGGACAGGCATTAGCAGATTTCATTTTGGAATTTCCGGAAGACGGAGAAAACTTCGACCTGTTAATCAAGTATGATCCCGACCTACCACCACAACCGGACGCCCCGAAAGAGGATATCCCCGAGCTATGGTGGATAGTGCACACCGACGGAGCAGTAAACAATGACGGGGCAGGTGCAGGTATAGTGTTGGTAAGCCCCGAGGGACACAGGCTCTTGAATGCAATTCACTTCACCTTCCAACTATCTAATAACGACGCGGAATATGAGGCATTAGTGGGAGGCTTAAAGCTGGCTCTCGAGATGAAGGTCAGACGACTCGTGGTGAAGCTCGACTCAATGTTGGTGGTGGAGCACATAAAAGGGGGGTACCAAGCCAAGGGACCTAAGACAGCTATGTATCTTAAATGCGTCCAAAGGTTGCTAGACCAGTTCGAGGAGGTACAAGTGAATAAGGTACCAAGGGAGTTCAACGGAGACGCCGACGCCTTAGCAAAATTAGGATCGCAGAAAGACGCCGCCCTATTAGGTGTGATTCGACTAGAAGTTCAGGAGGTGCCTAGCATCCCGGAGCTAGACGTCATGGAGGCAGAAGACGGCGTCGAGCGTCAAACATGGATGACACCGATATGGGATTTCATTAAAGAAGGAATATTACCCGAAGATAAGGCTGAAGCTCGGAGGTTAAGATACAAAGCAACAAGGTATGTGGAGTATGATGGCAAACTATATAAGAGGGGTTTCAACCAACCATTACTGAAGTGTATAGATGGTGACGAATGCACCTATGTGTTGAGGGAGGTCCATGAAGGCAtatgtgggaatcactcgggagGCAACTCGTTAGCTATGAAGATTCTGAGGCAAGGGTACTACTGGCCTACCTTAAGGAGTGACGCCTTCGACTTTGCCAGAGCATGTGATAAGTGCCAACGGTTCGCCAACTTTACCCATAACATAGCAACATCCTTGACCAGCATGACCAGTCCTTGGCCTTTTGCCATGTGGGGGATAGACTTGATTGGGGAGCTCCCTAAAGCCAAGGGAGGTGTGAAGTATGCAGTGGTAGCCGTGGATTACTTTACCAAGTGGGCGGAGGCCGCGTCCTTAGCCACCATCACAGCCAAAAAGATTAaagattttgtttttaactctaTTGTGTGTAGGTTCGGAATTCCTTACAAGCTGGTCTCGGACAACGAAAAGCAATTCGACAGCAAGGAGCTGAGAGGCCTTTGCGATGACCTTGGAATTAAGAAGGACTTCGCAGCGGTGTACCATCCTCAGAGCAACAGGCAGACAGAGGCGgtgaacaaaatcatcaaacacacCTTCAAGACAAAGTTAGAGGATAGCAAGGGGAATTGGCCAGAGGAACTCCCAATGGTGCTATGGTCTTACAACACAACTCCTAGAACTACGACTGGGGAGTCACCATTCGTGTTAGCATATGgatgtgaagccatggttcccaTAGAAGTCGGAGCTGGATCGTTCAGAAGAGACTACTTTGAAAAAGTAGACAACGACGCCAACCAGAGACTATACTTGGACATGATCGAGGAAATCAGAGCTACGTCACAGATTCGGCTAGCCGCTTATCAGCAAAGGACGGCAAAGTACTACAATAATAAAGTGAAGGCCCATCCGTTCCAGGTTGGAGATCTCGTTCTCAGGAAGGTTGTACTCAACAACAGAAACCCTCAACATGGAGTCTTCGGTGCCAACTGGGAAGGCCCTTACAGGGTAAAGGTCATACTATGGAAGGGAACATACAGGTTGGAAGATCTAGAGGGAAAGCCTGTTCCCCGCGACCTTGGAACGCGGAACATCTGA